The following is a genomic window from Deltaproteobacteria bacterium.
AGCCCGGACGGCACGAGCGGCGACGGGGTGGCGACGAGCCCGGACGGCACGAGCGGCGACGGGGTGGCGACGAGCCCGGACGGCACGCTGCCGCGCCGCACTCTCGACGTCGCGTTCGCGTTGCGCGTGCCGCCGGCCGCCGGTGCGCCGGGCACGCCGGTTCCGACGGTGACGTTGCCGAACCTGTCGTGGGGGCTTGCGACGGTTCCGATGGCAGTGGTCGCCGATGAAGACTGGTTCGTCGCCCAGTTTGCCGGCGCACCGCCGCCCGTATTGACGAGCTTCGGCAGCGGCGTGGCGACGAGCCCGATCCGGTTCGATCCGGCCGCGTCGTTCCCGACGCCGGTGACGCCGACCTTCGCGAACGCTCAGCCGATCGCGCTGATCCTGTACACGCACGTATCCGGTTCCGGCGTGGCCACGTCGCCCGGGCCGAGGACGCTGCGCGCGGAACCGTACTATCCGCTCGGTGTGCCGGTATCCCCGGACGCGGTGGACGTCGCCCTCGACGCACTGTGGCAGCGTGCGTGGGAGGAACTGTCCGGCAGCGGCGTCGCGACGTCACCGGTGGTTCTGCCCGGCGTCGACGGGGCGACGGTCGACCAGTTGGCCCACGCCGTCACTGCGTATGTCGCCGTCGGCGGCGAGGCGGAACTGGCACCCGCCGGCGAATATGGACCGATGCTCGACGCATCGGGGATTCCGCTCGTGCCGACGGCAGGGGACGCCGCGGGCGTCGGCGCCGTGCCCTGGTCGCCGCCGAACTGACAGGGGCGCCGGGCATCCGGCCGCGTCAGAGCGACGTGGCCGCCGGAATGCGGAACGAAAACGTCGATCCGCGGCCCGGTTCGCTGTCGACCCAGATCGACCCGCCGTGCCGGTCGATGATCTCGCGGCTAATGTACAAGCCGAGCCCGATTCCCTTGCCGCGCTTTTTGTCGCCTTGTGCGAACTTCTCGAACATCCGCGCGCGCACTTCCTCCGTCATACCGGGACCCTCGTCGGAAACGTCTACGCGGACGTAGTCGCGCACGACATCGGCATCGGCGGTCGGTCCCCAGGCGCTCAAGTCCGACGGCGGCGCGGGGGGCGCATCGGGATCGCCGGCGCGAACCGCCTCCGTGCGCGCGCGCACGTGGATCACACCGCCGTCCGGTGAAAACTTCACCGCATTGGCGACGAGGTTCGTCACCACCTGGAAGATGCGATCCGGGTTGCCGAGCGCCATGCAGGGCGACGTGGCATCGACTTCGATGCGGACACTTCGGTTGTCGGCACCGGCGCGAAAGTTGGCGCATACGTCGTCGAGCAGAGGAGCGAGATCGAACGGTTCCATTGACCAGTCGGTCTCGCCGCGTTCGTGGCGCGCGAGTTCGAGAACGTTGTCGAGCAGGCGCTTGAGTCGCTGGGCGTCGCGGTGAATGTGTTCCAATAGGCCGGGAAGTTCGTCGAGCTGCATCGCCTCCACCGCGGAAGGGCTGGAAAACCCGAGGATACCGGACAGCGGATTGCGGATCTCGTGGGCGAGGATGCTCATCAACTCGGTCTTGCGCCGCTCCTCCTCGACCAGGCGGGCATTCTCGATCGCGATCGACGCCTGCGCCGCAAGTGCTTCGAGCAGCGGCAGGTCGGCGTCGCGCGCTTCGTGCGGCAGCGCCCGGCTGTCGACGTACACGATGCCGAACGTACGTCCGCGGGACATCATTGGCGCGCACATCACTTGGCGAAGGCCGAGCATGACGATGCTCTCCTGGTCGCGCAGGTCGATGTTGTCGGCGATGTCGGTGACGGCGATTGGCTCGCCGCTGGCGGCGACGCGTCGCACGATCGACCCGGAGAACGCCGCATCGTCGCGCCCGAACTCTTGTACGTCTTGGCCGCGGATGCGCCGCAGCCGTTCGCGCGGTCGTCCGTCGCGGTCGAGCAGCAAGATGAATCCGCGGTCGAAGCGCGTGACTTCGAGAATCTTGTCGAGCACGAGGCCGAGCAGTTCGTCGAGCGGCACGCGGCCGGCCATGTGCAGAACGTGGAACAGCACGTCCGCCCGACCGTGGGCGCCGGGCGTCCGTTGCCCCCCGTCGGACAGTGCTTTGAGCCGACTGCGCGCGCGCGCAAGGTGCCAACGCGCGCCCATGTCGGCGAAGGTCTCGACCGCGCGCTTGAGCAATGCGGTCGCCTCGTCCGGCCGTTTGGCGGCCGCCTCGATCTCCCCCGCTTCGAGGTCGCATTTCGCCACCTCGAAGCGGGCGCCGAGCGAGTCGAGGATGTCCCTCGCGCGCGCACAGAACCACCGCGCCGATTCGTAGTCGCCCTGCGCGCGCAGCGCGCTCGCGGCGACTCGATGCAGGTTGCCCTCCTCGATGCGCGTGCGCACGTCCTGTGCCTGGCGGATCGCGTCGATGGCGCGGTCGAGTGCCTCGGCGAGCCGGCCCTGCGCGACGTCGACTTCGCAGATCCGGCGCAACTGCTCGACGACGTCCTCCGCGGCGCCGAGCGCGCGAAACCGCGACAGCGCGCGCTCGTACAGCTCGCGTGCGCCGGCGAGGTCGGCCTGGCGGAACAAGATATCGCCACGGTTGCCCTCGATCATCGCGGCGATGTGCTCGTAACCGACCTGACGTGCAAGCTCTGCACCGCGGTCGAAGGTCGCAAGCGCCGCGTCGAACTCGCCCAGATCGCGGTACAGCAGGCCGAGATTGTTGAGGGCGTTGACCAGCTCCGCTTGCTCGTCAAGTCGCAGGCACAAGTCGCGAAACTGTTCCCAGCGTTCGCGACACTTGGCCCACTGCCCCTGGAAGTAATACGCCGCACCCAGGTTGTTGATACACCTGGCCAGTTTGCCGATGTAGCCGGCTCGTTCAAACACGGGAATGGCGCGTTCGTACGCGTCGATGGCCCGCGTGTAGTCGCCGTCGTGGATCGCGGCGCGACCGATGCCGAAGTGAACGTCGGCCAGCACGAGCGGGTCGCCGGCCGCCTCCGCGTCGTCGAGCGCGGCGGTGAGATCGTCCAGTGCGCGTTTGGCGTCCCCCTGGTACACGGCGATCGTTGCGCGCAGCTTGCCGATGCGCGCCGACGTGGCGCGGTCGCCGAGTGATCGAGCGATCACGTGGCCGGCCACGGCGTGCTCCGTAGCCGCAGCGTAGTCGGACCGATACATCAGCACGCGGCCGAGGGCGTACTGGCACAGCGCCTCGTCGCGCTGCATCCGGTGCGTCCGTGCCTCTGCGAGCGCGGATTGCAGCACGCTGACCGCTTGCTCGCCGTCGCCGCGACGGCTGAGCAGCTCGCCGAGGCGCCGCGCGATGCGAACCCGGGCGGCCGGATCGTCGGTGCGCGCAGCGTGAGCGCGCTGAAGGTCGGCGCACGCGCGCTCGGCGTCGCCGAGCAAGGCGCGCAAATTGCCGAGCCGTTCGTCGAGTTCGGCGGCGGCGGTCGGATCGTCGGTGAGGATGCGGGCTTGCTCGTACCACTGTACGGCGCCGTGCAGATCGCGAACGGCCTCGCGTTGGTCGCCCGCGCGCGCGCTCCACACCGCGCCGCGCTGCCGGTCGCCGATGGCGACGTAGTGCGGGGCCAGGACGTCGGCGGGGATCGCTTCACCCGCGGCGGCGAGGCGTTCCAGCGCGGCGGCTGCGCGCCGATGCAGCTCGGTGCGATCGCTGGCCGGCAGCTCGCGATACAGCGCGGCGCCGATGTTGCGGTGGGCGAAATAGAACCAGCCGGCGCCGATGTCGGCGCCGATCAGCCGCGCCGTCGCGGCGTCGACGAGCGCGTCCGTGACGTCGTCGACGCCGACCAACTCGGCCAGCACGTCGGCGCGAAACCGTTCGCCGAGCACCGCCGCGACCTCGAGCGTTCGACGCGCGTCCGGCGGCAGCGCGCGGGCGCGCGCGACGGCCGCAGAGATCGCGCTCGGCGGGATCGGGATGGATGAGATGTCGCGCGCGATCACCCACGCGCCGCGCCGCCGCGCAAGCACGCCCGTCGACACCAGCGACCGCAGCGCGGACGCGGCGTGCGCGGGGTTGCCGCCGGTGGCGCGGTGTAGATCGGACGCGAGCGCGCGGCCGATCTCCGGGCCGAACGTCGCGGTCACCATCGCGCGCAGACTGTGCCCGTCCAGCGGGGGCAGATCGATGCGGTGCCCGTGTGGAATGCGGTCGAACAGCGCGGTGGCGCGCGCGATCAGGTCGCCGGCCGCGGCGGTCGTCGCGGCGGCGGGCTGACCGACGGCGCGCAGCATCGGCGCGCTGTCGAGCGTCCGCCGCACGGCCCACGCGACGACGGCGCGGTGGCTGCCAACCGCGCGCGCTACGTAGGCGAGCAGCTCGAACGCACCGACGTCGGCTTCCTGCACGTCGTCGACGAGGATCGCGATGGGCTGCTGCTTGGCGGCGTCGATCACGACCGCCGCGATCGCCTCGGCTAGCGCATAGCGGGCGCGCGGGTCGGCCGCCTCCGCGTCGGCCCGGTCGGCGAACAGCGGCGCCAGCGCAGGCACATCCTCGGCGGTTGCCCCGCTGTCGGCGAGCAGGGCGTTGACGAGTTCGGTGACGGCGGCATAGGGCCGGCCGGTGCCCGCCGCGAGCGATACGGCGTAGGTCGCGTAGCCCCGTAGCTGCGCTTCGAGCTGCAGTTCTGCGAGCAGGCGCGACTTGCCGATCCCCTCTTCGCCGGACACGAGCACGGCGGCGCCCTCGCCGGACTCGGCGCGATCGAGGAGTTCGCCGAGGCGGGCGACGTCGCGTTCGCGGCCGACGAGCGTCGCGCCGAGATCGACCAGTGGCGTGTGGTCGCCGGTGGCGAAGTCGGTCCCCGCGATGTCGTTGATGCGTTCGAGGACTTCGTCGGCGGTCTGCGGTCGTGCGCCGGGCGACGGGTCGAGCAGCGCGAGTAGCAGGTTCGCAAGGCCGGGCGGAATGTCGGGTGACGCTTCGCGCGGGTCTTCCGGCGGTCCTGCCCGCTGGGCCGCCAGAATCGTCGGCACGTCGTCGCCGCGCCACGGCAGGATCCCGGTCGCCAGCTCGTACAGCACGACTCCGAGCGCGTACAGGTCGGAGCGCGCGTCGAGCCGGCCGGCGTACACTTCCGGTGCCGCGTAGGGGAACGTACCGCGCGCCGCCGATGCACGCGGATCCGACAGGCGCGCGGCGAGTCCGAAGTCGGCGAGCTTCGGCGCGCGCCGCGGATCGCGGGCGAGCGCGTCGCCATCGACGAGGATGTTGGATGGCTTGATGTCCGCGTGCACCATGCCGCGGGCGTGCAAAAATGCGAGCGCCTGCAAGACCCCGCCGGCGATCGCGAAGAACGCGGGTGAACTCGCGCTCGGGCATGCGTCGGTGAGCCGTGGCCCGACGACGAGATCCATCGTGTAGTAGTCGTGGCCGTCGCGGGTGAGCCCGTAGTCGTGTACGCGAACGATGTTGTCGTGCGACAGGCGCGCCAGGGACAAGAACTCGCCGCGGAGGTTCGCCAGACCGCGCCGGCGCGGCATGACCTTCATCGCCAGGCGTTCGCCGGTTCGTTCGTCCAGAACCTCGTAGACCGCGCCGGCGCCGCCCTCCCCAATGAGCGCGACCACTCGATAGCGTTCGGGTGGGGCGACGGACAGCATCCAACAGATTGTCGCGCCGGGCCGCGCCCGCGCGCAAGCGCGCGGCGCGCAACATCACGCGCGCCGGTGCGGCTACAATCGCGTCGATGGTCTCTGCGAGTCGTCGCACGTTGCTCGCGATCGGGATCGTTGCCGTCGTGTGTCGCGGTGCCGCTGCGCAGACGTCGCGCGGGTCGGCGGCCGAGTCGGAACCGGACCTGCTCGCGATCGACGTGCAGCGCGGCGTCGCGATCGCCGTCGGCACACACGGCGCCGCGTGGACGATGCGCGTCGGTGACAATCGGTGGGTCCGCCACCCGACGCCGACGCGGACCGAGTTGCTGTCCGTGTCGGTAGTGTCCCCGAGGGACGCGTGGGCCGTCGGAATCGGCGGCGCGTTCTTGCACTTCGACGGGCGCGATTGGCAATCCGTCGCAGGGACGGCAGCGCGTTCGTTCCGCGCGGTTCGGATGAAGAATCGCAACGCGGGCCTCGCCGTCGGCGACAACCGCGTGCGCCACTATCGCCGGCCGCACTGGGGCCGGTTTTCGGCGATGGTCGCGATCCCGCGGTTCACGGCGCTGGCGCGGGTTGGCCGCCATCGGTCGGAGCGGTTCGTCGCCGTCGGCGCCGGCGGCGCCGCCGTGGCGTTCTCGGGGGTCGGGACGAGTTTGACTGCCGACGCGGAGATGACCGGCACGACCGCGGACCTGTCGGCGGTGGACGGCTGCCGGCACCGCAAGAGCCAGGCGATCGCGGTCGGCTCGGTCGCGCTCCTGCGCGAGTGGAACGGCGCGTGGCGCGCGGTGTCGCCGCCGCCCGAACCGCTCACCGACGTGGTTGCGCAATGTCGTCGCGGCCGCATTGCGCGCGCGTTCGCGGTCGGTGCCAGCGGCTTGCACGTGTTCGATGCCGCCTCGGGGCAGTGGACGACGCGGCCGGTGGCAGGCGAGCCGCTGGCGCTCGCGTGGGCGGACCGGCGGCGGTTGCTCGTCGTCGGCCGCCGCGGGTTCTGGCAACTCGTCGACGCTGCGGCGGCGGCGCCCGCCGCCGGGGCGAAGGCGGCTGCGCCGGTCGCTCCACCGCAGCCGGTTCCGCGCTGACCGCGTCGTCAGCCGCCGAGCACGCGGATCTCGGTGTCCTGCACGAAGCCCGCGTAGAGCGCGCGCAAAAACCGTTTGATCTGGACCGTCGATCGGTCGTCCGCGTCGTCGATGTGGATCGTGCACAGAGTGCGGGCGGCGCGGGACTCGGGATGCTGGACGATGTCGGACAGCGCGGCGCCGTCGTCGGGCGCGGCCGGCACGCGGTCGTCGACGGCGATACCGCCGAGGTGAACCAGTACCGCGAGGGCGTGCGCTGGCTGGATGTCGCCCGCGCACAGCATCTCCTCGAACAGCTGGTCGGTCGTGACCGTGAAGCCGCGAAAGAATGGCCCGTAATGTTTCGTAAACGGCTTGGGCGCCGCCATCATCCCGCGTTTTCGCAGTTCCTCGCCGCCCGCACCGGTGATGCCGCCCTCTTTGAGGTTCTGGCGAAGTAGTTGCCCGGGCAATGAGTCGATGGTCGGCGGCAGCCGGCCCGCAAGCCATTCCTCCGCTTGCGGGCCAATCGGGGCCTCGATGACGCCGACGCACGCGAGCGACTCGTCGAGCAGTTCGCAGGTCGGACACGACGTCGGATCGCACGCGGCGACTTGTCCGCGCACCAGCGCCTCGACGAACGCCGCGGGATCGCCCGCGACGCGCTTCGCGGGGCTGTCGTCGTCGACGACCCATCCGAAGCCGACCGCAGCCATCAGCGAAGGGCTCCGAGCGCCTCGGCCATGCGATCGAGGCCGCGCTGGATGTGGTCCATCGATGTGGCGTACGACAGACGTGCGTAGCCGGGGGCGCCAAACCCGCTGCCCGGGACGACGGCGATTCGGCCGGCGTCCACCAGGTAGGCGGCAAGAGCGACGTCGTCTTCGATCGCCGTGCCGTCGGGCGTGCGCCGGCCGAGGAACGCCGACAGGTCGGGGAATGCGTAGAACGCGCCGAGCGGTTCTGTGCAGCGTACGCCGTCGATCGCGTTGAGGCGCTCGACCATCGCGCGCCGGCGTTCGTCGAACGCGCGCCGCATCGCTTCAACGGGCTCGCGCGGCCCGGTGATCGCGGCGAGCGCTGCGACCTGGGCGATGTGAGTCGCGTTGGACGTGGACTGACCCTGGAGCTTGGCCATCGCGCCGATCAGACGCGGGTTCGCGGCCGTGTAGCCGATTCGCCAGCCGGTCATCGCGTAGGTCTTGGACACGCCGTCGACGAGGATCGTCTGCGCCGCCACTTCAGGACCGAGGCTGGCGACTGACGCATACACGGCATCGCCGTAGACGAGCGATCGGTAGATGTCGTCCGAAACGATCAGCACGCCGCGGTCGATCGCCACCCCGGCGATCGCTTCGAGCCGGTCGCGGCTGTACAGCGCGCCGGTCGGATTGCTCGGGGTGTTGAGCACGACCGCGCGCGTGCGCGGCCCGATGGCGGCGGCGAACGCGTCTGGATCCAGTTGGAAGCCGTCGGACGCCGTCGTCGGCACGATCACCGGTTCGCCGCCCGCAAGGCGGACCATGTCCGGGTACGACACCCAGTACGGCGCGGGGACGATCACCTCGTCGCCGTCGTCGAGCAGGCACATGAACAGGTTGAACAGGCTCTGCTTCGCGCCGGTGGTCACGATGACGTGGTCAGCCGTGAAATCCGTGCCGTGCGTCGCGTTCAGTTCGGTGGCGATCGCTTCGCGCAACGACGCCAGGCCGGCGACGTGCGTGTAACCGGCGACGCCCTCGTCGAGCGCGCGTCGTGCGGCGTCCTTGATGTGGTCTGGCGTGTCGAAGTCGGGCTCGCCGGCGCCGAAGCCAATCACGTCGATCCCTTGCGCGCGCAGAGCGGCGGCCTTGGCCGTGACCGCCATCGTGATCGATGGTTGCACGCGCGAAAGCCGGGACGATAGTTTCCACAGGGTCATGCGAACTTCTCCTTGAGCGCGCGTTCGACCGCGCTAGGGACCAGGCCGGATACGTCGCCTCCGAGGCTGGCGACCTCCTTGACCAGCGACGAGCTGACGTAGAAGTTGCGCTCGTCGGTCATCAGGAACACGGTGTCCAGTTCCGGCGCGAGGCGGCGATTCATGTGGGCGAACTGAAACTCGTATTCGAAGTCGGCGAGCGCGCGAAGGCCCCGCACGATGCTCGTTGCACCGCGGCGCCGGCAGTAGTCGACGAGGAGGCCGTCGAATGCGTCGACTTCGATCCGGTCGCGGAACTCGTCGTCCAGACTTTCGACGATGAACCGCTTGCGCTCGGTGACGTCGAACAGCGGTTGCTTGCGCGGGTTGCCCGCGAGCGCGACGACCACGCGATCGAATAGATCGAGGCTGCGGATCAGGATATCGATGTGCCCGTTGGTGATCGGGTCGAACGTGCCCGGGTAGACCGCGAGGGTGTGCCGGTGCGTGCTCATGCCGGGACTCTCCCATAGAACGACAGCGCCGTGTCGCCGTATTCGCGGCGATCCGTGCGGACGAGCGCGCCGGCCGCGTCGACCGTAGGGCGCCGCGCGGCGTGCTCGACCACCGCGATGCCCCCCTCGGCCACCAGGGCGCTGTCACCGAGCGCGACGAGGGCGCGGTCGGCGAGGTCGGTCGCATACGGCGGATCCGCGAACACCCAGTGGAACCGCCGCCCCTGCGCGTCGAGGCGCCGGATGGCG
Proteins encoded in this region:
- a CDS encoding GAF domain-containing protein produces the protein MLSVAPPERYRVVALIGEGGAGAVYEVLDERTGERLAMKVMPRRRGLANLRGEFLSLARLSHDNIVRVHDYGLTRDGHDYYTMDLVVGPRLTDACPSASSPAFFAIAGGVLQALAFLHARGMVHADIKPSNILVDGDALARDPRRAPKLADFGLAARLSDPRASAARGTFPYAAPEVYAGRLDARSDLYALGVVLYELATGILPWRGDDVPTILAAQRAGPPEDPREASPDIPPGLANLLLALLDPSPGARPQTADEVLERINDIAGTDFATGDHTPLVDLGATLVGRERDVARLGELLDRAESGEGAAVLVSGEEGIGKSRLLAELQLEAQLRGYATYAVSLAAGTGRPYAAVTELVNALLADSGATAEDVPALAPLFADRADAEAADPRARYALAEAIAAVVIDAAKQQPIAILVDDVQEADVGAFELLAYVARAVGSHRAVVAWAVRRTLDSAPMLRAVGQPAAATTAAAGDLIARATALFDRIPHGHRIDLPPLDGHSLRAMVTATFGPEIGRALASDLHRATGGNPAHAASALRSLVSTGVLARRRGAWVIARDISSIPIPPSAISAAVARARALPPDARRTLEVAAVLGERFRADVLAELVGVDDVTDALVDAATARLIGADIGAGWFYFAHRNIGAALYRELPASDRTELHRRAAAALERLAAAGEAIPADVLAPHYVAIGDRQRGAVWSARAGDQREAVRDLHGAVQWYEQARILTDDPTAAAELDERLGNLRALLGDAERACADLQRAHAARTDDPAARVRIARRLGELLSRRGDGEQAVSVLQSALAEARTHRMQRDEALCQYALGRVLMYRSDYAAATEHAVAGHVIARSLGDRATSARIGKLRATIAVYQGDAKRALDDLTAALDDAEAAGDPLVLADVHFGIGRAAIHDGDYTRAIDAYERAIPVFERAGYIGKLARCINNLGAAYYFQGQWAKCRERWEQFRDLCLRLDEQAELVNALNNLGLLYRDLGEFDAALATFDRGAELARQVGYEHIAAMIEGNRGDILFRQADLAGARELYERALSRFRALGAAEDVVEQLRRICEVDVAQGRLAEALDRAIDAIRQAQDVRTRIEEGNLHRVAASALRAQGDYESARWFCARARDILDSLGARFEVAKCDLEAGEIEAAAKRPDEATALLKRAVETFADMGARWHLARARSRLKALSDGGQRTPGAHGRADVLFHVLHMAGRVPLDELLGLVLDKILEVTRFDRGFILLLDRDGRPRERLRRIRGQDVQEFGRDDAAFSGSIVRRVAASGEPIAVTDIADNIDLRDQESIVMLGLRQVMCAPMMSRGRTFGIVYVDSRALPHEARDADLPLLEALAAQASIAIENARLVEEERRKTELMSILAHEIRNPLSGILGFSSPSAVEAMQLDELPGLLEHIHRDAQRLKRLLDNVLELARHERGETDWSMEPFDLAPLLDDVCANFRAGADNRSVRIEVDATSPCMALGNPDRIFQVVTNLVANAVKFSPDGGVIHVRARTEAVRAGDPDAPPAPPSDLSAWGPTADADVVRDYVRVDVSDEGPGMTEEVRARMFEKFAQGDKKRGKGIGLGLYISREIIDRHGGSIWVDSEPGRGSTFSFRIPAATSL
- a CDS encoding pyridoxal phosphate-dependent aminotransferase, encoding MTLWKLSSRLSRVQPSITMAVTAKAAALRAQGIDVIGFGAGEPDFDTPDHIKDAARRALDEGVAGYTHVAGLASLREAIATELNATHGTDFTADHVIVTTGAKQSLFNLFMCLLDDGDEVIVPAPYWVSYPDMVRLAGGEPVIVPTTASDGFQLDPDAFAAAIGPRTRAVVLNTPSNPTGALYSRDRLEAIAGVAIDRGVLIVSDDIYRSLVYGDAVYASVASLGPEVAAQTILVDGVSKTYAMTGWRIGYTAANPRLIGAMAKLQGQSTSNATHIAQVAALAAITGPREPVEAMRRAFDERRRAMVERLNAIDGVRCTEPLGAFYAFPDLSAFLGRRTPDGTAIEDDVALAAYLVDAGRIAVVPGSGFGAPGYARLSYATSMDHIQRGLDRMAEALGALR
- a CDS encoding pantetheine-phosphate adenylyltransferase, encoding MSTHRHTLAVYPGTFDPITNGHIDILIRSLDLFDRVVVALAGNPRKQPLFDVTERKRFIVESLDDEFRDRIEVDAFDGLLVDYCRRRGATSIVRGLRALADFEYEFQFAHMNRRLAPELDTVFLMTDERNFYVSSSLVKEVASLGGDVSGLVPSAVERALKEKFA